From Leptospira fletcheri, a single genomic window includes:
- a CDS encoding GerMN domain-containing protein, protein MPDSEKLKSLLYVLTGILFVLVLLDKSTGSGFRSSGSKEGNSGFFSRFNTLGKNNPLPPASPGEKESHEEVMDKAEDEILSELMQNGTASVGRDWSESESNDSDDIYIPVVDPARTSGTESTEHSLRQDPGEVELYFLKFFGKGNKSHSRLVRVKRNYSSGDKLHFILRELSKGPAPEEKTKGVLNALPQKFTYSSEYSVENGILKLSLGSEFESGAGPELLKDRVDQLCYSLLENLNIKGIKLYINGKKVHSLGGVGLPIPEVLTKNPRKIAVL, encoded by the coding sequence GTGCCGGATTCGGAAAAACTCAAATCCCTATTGTACGTCCTAACGGGAATTTTATTCGTACTGGTATTGCTGGATAAATCCACCGGTTCGGGCTTCCGTAGTTCCGGATCAAAAGAGGGAAATTCCGGATTCTTTTCCAGATTCAATACGCTCGGCAAAAACAATCCTCTTCCTCCCGCAAGTCCCGGGGAAAAAGAATCCCACGAAGAGGTAATGGACAAGGCCGAGGACGAAATCTTATCCGAATTGATGCAAAACGGAACCGCATCCGTCGGCCGGGATTGGTCGGAAAGCGAATCGAACGATTCGGACGACATTTATATCCCTGTAGTTGACCCGGCACGGACTTCCGGAACGGAAAGCACGGAACATTCTCTTCGCCAGGATCCGGGAGAAGTGGAACTCTATTTCTTGAAATTCTTCGGAAAAGGAAACAAGAGCCATTCCAGGTTAGTACGTGTGAAAAGAAACTATTCCTCCGGAGACAAACTGCATTTCATCCTACGGGAATTGTCTAAAGGCCCTGCACCCGAGGAAAAAACGAAAGGGGTACTGAACGCGCTACCGCAGAAGTTCACGTACTCGAGCGAATACAGTGTCGAAAACGGAATCCTAAAACTCTCCCTAGGAAGCGAATTCGAATCCGGAGCAGGTCCGGAACTTTTGAAAGATCGAGTGGACCAGCTTTGCTATAGTTTGCTGGAAAATCTAAACATAAAGGGAATCAAGCTGTACATAAACGGTAAAAAAGTACATTCCCTTGGCGGTGTCGGCTTACCGATTCCGGAAGTTCTCACGAAGAATCCGAGGAAAATTGCCGTCTTGTAA